Proteins encoded together in one Coffea arabica cultivar ET-39 chromosome 2c, Coffea Arabica ET-39 HiFi, whole genome shotgun sequence window:
- the LOC113720837 gene encoding uncharacterized protein, translating to MRRKVNSQFPTSLAPIINYTQSKMSSKAVVSSLLATALVLLIVLSKNSKPDDHRKHDALSRRLGSPIFDPIVAKAHRKAEENTSRDTKAAAAAAASSSYINAAKEDMKYYDEDGTLNLRLRLMVLFPVLDVAPQDGMVDSKELEAWLTQQAVDRLDYRTRRELELRDKDGDASISFYEYLPQFTKEGIERNDTRYGEAGWWMEQFNDSDVDRNGNLNLYEFRDFLHPEDSRNERIQRRLLREKLRQMDKDNDQRLSLLEFEVGAYNDYKFYLDYESGSAANISSAAAVFDKLDVDHDKLLRVEELKPLFKYLKPGELVYAKYYTNYLIEEADENRDGKLTLDEMLNHEHIFYNTVYDNGKHENEYYSYHDEL from the exons ATGCGCAGAAAGGTGAATTCCCAATTTCCCACTTCTCTTGCTCCGATCATAAATTACACCCAATCGAAGATGTCTTCGAAGGCGGTGGTTTCCTCCCTTTTGGCCACCGCCCTCGTCCTGCTCATTGTGTTGTCCAAAAATTCAAAACCCGACGACCATCGCAAACATGATGCCTTAAGTAGGCGTTTGGGTTCTCCCATATTTGACCCCATTGTCGCGAAAGCCCATAGAAAAGCTGAGGAGAATACGTCAAGAGACACAAAAGCAGCAGCTGCAGCGGCAGCGTCATCCAGCTATATTAATGCAGCTAAAGAAGATATGAAATATTATGACGAAGACGGGACATTAAACTTGAGGCTAAGGTTGATGGTCCTGTTTCCTGTTTTGGACGTGGCTCCCCAGGATGGGATGGTTGATTCCAAGGAGCTGGAGGCTTGGCTTACCCAGCAAGCTGTTGATAGGTTGGATTACAGAACAAGGAGAGAATTGGAGTTGCGCGATAAAGATGGGGATGCATCAATTTCTTTCTACGAGTACCTCCCTCAGTTCACCAAGGAAGGCATTG AGAGAAACGATACGAGATATGGGGAAGCTGGATGGTGGATGGAACAATTTAACGATTCTGATGTTGATAGGAATGGGAATCTCAATTTATATGAATTCAGGGA tTTTCTGCATCCAGAAGACAGCAGGAATGAACGTATTCAAAGGCGATTGTTGAGAGAGAAGCTAAG GCAGATGGATAAAGACAATGACCAAAGGTTGAGTTTGCTGGAATTTGAGGTGGGGGCATACAATGACTACAAGTTTTACCTCGACTACGAATCAGGaagcgcggcaaatatatccTCAGCAGCAGCTGTATTTGACAAACTTGATGTTGATCACGACAA ATTGTTGAGAGTGGAAGAATTGAAGCCTTTATTCAAGTATCTGAAACCAGGAGAATTGGTATATGCTAAATACTACACCAATTATTTGATTGAGGAG GCTGACGAGAATAGAGACGGAAAATTGACGCTGGATGAGATGCTGAATCACGAACACATTTTCTACAACACGGTTTATGACAATGGGAAGCATGAGAATGAATATTACAGTTATCATGACGAACTCTGA
- the LOC113724861 gene encoding importin subunit beta-1-like, translated as MAMEVTQVLLNAQSVDSTVRKHAEESLRQFQEQNLSVFLLSLSGELAGEDKPVDSRKLAGLILKNALDAKEQHRKYELVQKWLALDVGVKTQIKTCLLQILSSPVPDARSTASQVIAKIAAIELPQKQWPELIGSLLSNIHQVPAHVKQATLETLGYLCEEVSPDVVDQDQVNKILTAVVQGMSANEGNNDVRLAATRALYNALGFAQANFSNDMERDYIMRVVCEATLSPDVKIRQAAFECLVSISSTYYEKLAPYIQDIFNITAKAVREDEEPVALQAIELWSSICDEEIDILEEYGGDFTADSDVPCYYFIKQALPALVPMLLETLLKQEEDQDLDEGAWNLAMAGGTCLGLVARTVGDDIVPLVMPFIEENITKSEWRQREAATYAFGSILEGPSPDKLTSIVNVALNFMLTALTNDPNSHVKDTTAWTLGRIFEFLHGSTVETPIITPGNCPQIIRVLLQSMNDAPNVAEKACGALYFLAQGYEDIGSASPITPYFQEIVKSLLSVTDKEDAGESRLRTAAYETLNEVVRCSTDETAAMVLQLVPIIMTKLHQTLEAEKLSSDEREKQNELQGLLCGCLQVITQKLGASEPTQYAFMQFADQIMNLFLRVFACRSATVHEEAMLAIGAVAHATGPDFAKYMPELYKYLEMGLQNFEEYQVCAVTVGVVGDICRALEDTVLPYCDGIMTQLLKDLSSNQLHRSVKPPIFSCFGDIALAIGENFEKYLMYAMPMLQSAAELSAHTSGADDEMIEYTNLLRNGILEAYSGIFQGFKNSPKTQLLIPYAPHILQFLDSIYMEKDMDDVVMKTAIGVLGDLADTLGSNAGSLIQLSLSCKEFLNECLSSDDHLIKESAEWAKMAISRAISV; from the exons ATGGCAATGGAAGTTACCCAGGTCCTCCTAAATGCACAATCAGTGGATTCAACTGTACGAAAGCATGCAGAAGAGTCATTGAGGCAGTTTCAGGAGCAAAACCTTTCTGTATTCTTATTATCTCTTTCTGGGGAACTTGCTGGTGAGGACAAACCAGTTGATAGCCGTAAACTAGCTGGTTTGATCCTTAAAAATGCTTTGGATGCTAAGGAACAACATAGAAAATATGAGCTTGTCCAAAAATGGTTGGCATTAGATGTGGGTGTGAAAACCCAGATAAAAACATGCTTATTACAGATACTTTCTTCACCTGTGCCTGATGCTCGCTCTACTGCTTCACAAGTCATTGCAAAAATTGCAGCCATTGAGTTGCCGCAGAAGCAGTGGCCTGAACTGATAGGTTCACTTCTATCAAATATTCACCAGGTCCCCGCTCATGTGAAGCAAGCCACCTTGGAAACTCTAGGATATTTATGTGAAGAAGTTTCTCCAGATGTGGTAGACCAAGATCAAGTGAATAAAATACTGACAGCAGTTGTCCAAGGTATGAGTGCAAATGAGGGGAATAATGATGTCAGGCTTGCAGCTACCAGAGCATTGTATAATGCTCTTGGATTTGCTCAAGCAAATTTTTCCAATGATATGGAGCGTGATTACATCATGAGAGTTGTGTGTGAAGCTACTTTGTCTCCTGATGTCAAAATCCGACAGGCTGCTTTTGAATGTCTGGTCTCGATTTCCTCTACGTACTATGAGAAGTTAGCTCCATACATCCAGGATATTTTCAATATCACGGCCAAGGCTGTCAGGGAAGATGAGGAGCCCGTTGCTCTTCAAGCTATTGAACTCTGGAGCTCAATATGTGACGAGGAGATAGATATTTTGGAAGAATATGGGGGTGATTTTACTGCAGACTCAGATGTCCCATGCTATTATTTCATCAAGCAGGCTCTCCCTGCTCTTGTACCTATGCTGTTAGAGACACTTTTAAAGCAAGAAGAAGATCAGGATCTGGATGAGGGTGCTTGGAATCTTGCTATGGCTGGTGGTACGTGCCTTGGTTTGGTTGCTCGCACTGTTGGTGATGATATTGTACCGCTAGTCATGCCATTTATAGAAGAAAACATAACAAAGTCAGAGTGGAGGCAGAGAGAGGCTGCCACGTATGCCTTTGGTTCCATACTGGAGGGTCCATCGCCTGATAAGTTGACGTCCATTGTCAATGTTGCTCTAAATTTCATGCTCACTGCTCTCACAAATGACCCTAATAGTCATGTTAAGGATACAACGGCGTGGACACTTGGTCGAATATTTGAATTTCTTCATGGTTCAACTGTAGAGACTCCAATCATTACCCCTGGAAATTGTCCGCAGATTATCCGTGTTCTGCTTCAGAGCATGAATGATGCTCCCAATGTTGCTGAGAAGGCCTGTGGTGCTCTCTATTTTCTTGCGCAGGGTTACGAGGATATTGGGTCCGCATCTCCCATAACTCCTTATTTCCAGGAAATTGTCAAATCCCTCCTTAGTGTCACTGACAAAGAAGATGCTGGGGAATCACGACTGAGGACTGCTGCTTATGAGACATTGAACGAAGTGGTGAGGTGTTCAACAGATGAAACAGCTGCAATGGTGTTGCAGTTAGTTCCTATCATCATGACAAAGCTTCACCAGACTCTGGAAGCAGAGAAGCTTTCTTCTGATGAGAGAGAGAAGCAGAATGAGTTGCAGGGCCTTCTTTGTGGGTGCTTACAGGTCATTACTCAGAAACTTGGTGCATCTGAGCCTACTCAGTATGCATTCATGCAGTTTGCAGATCAGATCATGAATCTTTTCCTTCGGGTTTTTGCTTGTAGAAGTGCAACTGTGCATGAGGAAGCCATGCTTGCCATTGGAGCTGTTGCCCATGCAACTGGCCCAGATTTTGCTAAGTACATGCCTGAactttataaatatttggaaatgGGTCTTCAGAATTTTGAGGAGTATCAGGTCTGTGCTGTTACAGTTGGTGTTGTGGGTGATATATGCAGGGCATTGGAGGACACAGTCCTGCCTTACTGTGATGGAATAATGACCCAGCTCCTGAAAGACCTCTCGAGCAATCAGTTACACCGATCTGTGAAGCCTCCTATCTTCTCATGCTTTGGTGACATAGCTCTAGCTATTGGCGAGAATTTTGAAAAGTACTTGATGTATGCCATGCCTATGCTCCAGAGTGCAGCCGAATTGTCTGCCCACACATCAGGCGCTGATGACGAAATGATTGAGTATACCAATCTGTTGAGGAATGGAATCTTAGAGGCATACTCAGGGATATTTCAGGGATTTAAGAACTCTCCTAAAACTCAGCTGTTGATTCCTTATGCACCTCACATATTGCAATTTCTGGATAGCATTTACATGGAGAAAGACAT GGATGATGTTGTGATGAAAACTGCTATTGGGGTGCTTGGGGATTTGGCGGATACACTGGGAAGTAATGCAGGTTCTTTGATTCAGCTATCACTCTCATGCAAGGAATTTTTAAATGAGTGTCTGTCCTCGGATGATCATTTGATTAAAGAATCAGCTGAGTGGGCCAAGATGGCTATCAGTCGTGCCATTTCTGTTTGA
- the LOC113728259 gene encoding uncharacterized protein — protein MKSQLQDFREEGWQIILDEVNNFCELNMIPVIDMEDSIAIRGNARRSRKGQTITNFHHYRVEIFVVDLIIQEMNNRFSEVSMELLSCIACLDPKSSFSQFNVQKLLRLADLYPEDFSSNDYVYLESQLRNYIYNVQRDPQFSEVGDLGSLAQQMVKTGKNTIFPLVYRLIQLALVLPVATASVERVFSAMNIVKTDLRNKMGDEWMNDCLVVYIEKDIFATIENEQILQRFQLMKTRRMQLPPLRYSSATTTNTSSVNQ, from the exons ATGAAATCTCAATTGCAAGACTTTAGGGAAGAGGGATGGCAAATAATTTTAGATGAAGTCAacaatttttgtgagttgaatatGATTCCCGTGATTGATATGGAAGACAGTATAGCAATCCGTGGCAATGCCAGGCGCAGTCGCAAAGGTCAAACCATCACTAATTTTCATCATTATCGCGTGGAAATTTTT GTTGTTGATTTAATTATACAAGAGATGAATAATCGTTTCTCGGAAGTTAGCATGGAATTGCTTAGTTGCATAGCATGTCTTGATCCAAAAAGTTCTTTCTCTCAATTCAATGTGCAGAAACTACTCCGTCTTGCTGATTTATATCCTGAAGACTTCTCAAGTAACGATTATGTATATCTTGAGTCTCAACTTcgaaattatatttataatgtGCAACGCGATCCTCAATTTTCAGAAGTTGGAGATTTGGGAAGTCTTGCTCAACAAATGGTTAAAACTGGTAAAAATACAATTTTTCCATTGGTTTATCGTCTGATCCAGTTGGCATTAGTTCTACCAGTTGCGACTGCTTCTGTTGAAAGAGTATTTTCTGCAATGAATATTGTCAAGACTGATTTGCGCAACAAAATGGGAGACGAGTGGATGAATGACTGTTTGGTTGTATACATCGAGAAGGATATTTTTGCAACAATTGAAAATGAGCAAATATTGCAGCGTTTTCAACTGATGAAGACTCGCAGAATGCAATTGCCTCCTCTTCGTTATTCGAGTGCAACAACTACCAATACTTCAAGTGTTAATCAATAA
- the LOC140035799 gene encoding uncharacterized protein, translated as MERFNEHIGAVNSCHNDARIQFKSFQDQRHSVSNVLRSCGREIDIAYRTRLTAALDVTRFLLKQGLAFRGNDESTSSSNRGNFLELFEWYSQRNTEIFEVVNQNAPANNQLTSPMIQKDLAHACASKITSVIINDIGDNYFSLIVDESRDSSVKEQMGVVLRYVNKEGRVIERFLAIVHVSDTTSLCLKDAIDSLFVQHGLSLSKLRGQGYDGASNMRGIKILSKP; from the exons ATGGAAAGATTTAATGAACATATTGGAGCTGTGAATAGTTGCCATAATGATGCTAGAATACAGTTTAAAAGTTTTCAAGATCAAAGGCATAGTGTGTCAAATGTGCTACGATCTTGTGGGCGCGAAATAGATATTGCATATCGCACCCGTTTAACTGCTGCTCTGGATGTGACCCGCTTTCTTTTGAAGCAAGGATTGGCTTTTCGTGGAAATGATGAGTCAACTAGTTCTTCAAATAGAGgcaattttcttgaattgtttgAGTGGTATAGCCAGCGAAATACTGAGATTTTTGAGGTTGTAAATCAAAATGCTCCTGCAAATAATCAACTAACTTCTCCAATGATTCAAAAAGATTTGGCACATGCTTGTGCCTCAAAGATCACAAGTGTTATAATCAATGATATTGGAGACAATTATTTTTCCCTAATAGTTGATGAGTCTCGAGACAGTTCAGTGAAAGAGCAAATGGGAGTTGTTTTGAGATATGTGAACAAAGAAGGGCGTGTGATTGAACGTTTCCTTGCAATTGTACATGTGTCTGACACCACATCTCTTTGTTTGAAAGATGCAATTGATTCTTTATTCGTGCAACACGGATTATCATTATCCAAATTGAGAGGTCAAGGATATGATGGAGCTTCAAATATGCGAG GGATCAAAATATTGTCCAAGCCATGA